The genomic region TGCTCCGGAGACCGAGAGCCAGTTCGAGTTTTCACTGACGGGTTTGTTTTCCGGTCTGGGCGGCATCTGGCAGCCTTTCCTGCTGGGGTGCTTCATTCTGGGCGTGGTTTCTTCGTCCGCCGGTTATTTCGGCATCCAGTATTTCTGGCGGCAGCACACGCTCAAGAGATGGAAAGAGCGAAAGCAAAGAAGGGCGGCGCTGGCGGAAAAATACCCCGCTCCCAAGGAAGAGCGGAAAACCGAGGCGCGCGATCCTTTCCGTGCTCGGGATTTCAGCTAACGATGACGCCGTCTTCCATGTGCAGCACCTTGCCCATTCTGGAAGCCAGTTCGTGATCGTGAGTCACCACCAGTAAGCTGACGTTAAGCTCCTGGTTCAGTTCCAGCATCAATTGATACACCTGATCGGCCGTCTTGCTGTCCAGATTGCCGGTCGGTTCGTCCGCCAGAATCAAACCCGGATGGTTGATCAGCGCCCTTGCCACCGCGGCCCGTTGCCTTTCGCCGCCGGATATTTCGCCCGGCTTGTGTTCCATGCGATGGCCGAGGCCCACCCGATGCAACAGCTTGCCGGCGCGTTCGCGCGCCGTCTTGACCGATGTTCCGGCGATCAGCAAGGGCATGGCCACGTTTTCCAGCACGGTAAATTCACCGAGCAGATGATGCGATTGATAAACAAAGCCCAAAGAGGCATTTCTCAATTTGGCCAGTCTGCTCGGACCGACTTTCTGGAGATCGACGTTATCCAGCACGATCTGTCCGCCGGTGGGTTTTTCCAGACCGCCGAGCAAATGGAGCAGGGTGCTTTTGCCCGATCCGGAAGCGCCCATGATCGCAATGCGTTCGCCCCTGCCGATGGTCAGATTGACGCCTTTCAATACCTCGACGTTGAGCGGACCCTGCATGTAACGTTTGGTGAGTTGCCGGCATTGCAGCATAGGAGGGTTATTCATATCTGAGTACTTCCGCGGGATTGACTTTGGCGGCCTGCCAGGCCGGGTAAATCGTTGCCAGCAGCGACAGAACAAAAGCCATGCCGGCGATCGTGTAGACGTCCGACCAGACCAGCTTGGAAGGCAGTTGGCTGATGTAATAAACGTCGGCCGGCATGAAATTAACGTGAAAAAATTCTTCGATGCGTTTGACGATGGCGTCGGCGTTCAAGGCCAATAAAATGCCGCCCACGGTGCCGATGACGGTGCCGACCACGCCGATGACGGTGCCGAGAACGATAAAAATGCCCATCACCGAGACGGAAGTCAGGCCCTGGGTTTTTAAAATGGCGATGTCTCCGCGTTTGTCGGTCACCACCATGACCAGGGTCGATACGATGTTGAACGCGGCCACGGCGACAATGAGCAGCAGGATGATGAACATGACCGTCTTTTCGGTTCTGATCGCCTTGAAGAAGTTGCTGTGTGCCTGGGTCCAGTCGCTGACCCGGTAATCGTCATAAAGCGCCGTCGCCAGTTCGCGGGTGATTTTCGGCGCATTGAACAAATCGTCCAGTTTGATCCGGAGGCCCGACACGGCGCCGTCCATACGGAACAGTTTGGCGGCATCGTCAATGTGGATGAGGGCCATGTTGCGGTCGTATTCGTACATGCCGACCTGAAAAACGCCGACCACGGTAAACCGCCGCATTCTGGGAATGACCCCGGCCGGGGTCGAATTGATTTGCGGACTGATTACGGTGACTTTGTCGCCCAGGACGACGCCGAGGTAACCGGCCAGCTCCGCGCCCAGGACAATGCCGTACTGACCGGGCACCAGATCGGACAGGTGCCCCGCGATCATTTTGGCACCGACTTCCGACACTCTCGATTCATATTCGGGCGAAATGCCGTTCACCAACGTGCCGCTGACGCGCCGTTCGGCGTTGATCATGACCTGACCGGTGATGAATGGCGCGGTACCCTCGATATGAGGAAAGTTTTTCAGTCTGTTCTCGGCTTCGGGCCAGTCGTACAGCTCGCCATATTTTCCGGTGACGGTGGCGTGAGCCGTCATGCCGAGAATGCGTTCCCGCAATTCGGCTTCGAAACCGTTCATGACCGACAGGACCGTGATCAAAGCCGTTACCCCCAGCGCTATGCCGAGGACGGAGGTCAGGGTGATAAAAGAAATGAACTGAGTGCGGCGCTTGGCTCGCGTATAACGCAAGCCGATATAAAAAATCAGAGGTTTAAACATGAAGTGGAAGGTCGGCTGAAAATGTCAGGATTTTTTGCAGTTGGGGCAAAAACCGTATAAATAGAGGCTGTGATCGGTCAGTTGATAACCCATCCTTTGGGCAATTTCTTTCTGCCGGTTTTCGATGATTTCATCGGTAAATTCATCCACCTTGCCGCATTTCATACACATGATGTGATCGTGGTGATCGCCTTTGGCCAGTTCGAATACGGAATTACCCCCTTCAAAATGATGACGGGTTACCAACCCGGCCGCTTCAAACTGGGTCAGGACGCGATAAACCGTCGCCAGGCCGATTTCCTCGTGCTCGCTCAACAGAATTTTGTAAACTTGTTCTGCGGTGAGATGATGTTCGTCGACCTGGTTTTCCAGAATTTGCAAAATTTTAACGCGAGGCAAAGTCACCTTAAGACCTGCATTTCTAATATCGTGCGTTTCCACTTTTAATCTCCGGGTTATGCGCCGGGTCCGGCAGTTGTCTTTGGATTGCACATTGTAGCCTTTTTTGGCCGTGATGGGCACGGCTGTTTTATAAATCGGGGAGAAGCGAGCGATCCCTTCCGATAACGACCCGCGATCCCGAACCGAAAGCCGATCGTCCGTTTCCGGACGCATGGCCCGTGCTTGTCCGGCTCGGATGCGATATTATAAAGTCCCATAGGATAATTGCTTAACATCGGGTATGATTTCAAGATTTTAATCAATTTGCAGCTTTTTAATGAGTAAGTTTTTTCGTTTTTTAAGTGCCGTGGCCGGTTTGTCGGCGGTGTCCTGCTCGCCCATTTTGAATAATCTGCCTGGGGTATACACCATCAATGTTCAGCAAGGGAATATTATCGATCAATCGATGGTCGACCAGTTGCGGCCCAACATGACGAAACGGCAGGTGCTCTATATCATGGGCTCTCCGATGTTGAACGACGTCTTCCATCCGGACCGCTGGGATTATATCTACTCGAATCAGCCGGGCGGCGAGCCGCGGCAGGAAAAGAAAGTCACCCTGATATTCGACGGGGACAACATCGTGGGCATCCAGGGAGACTTCAGGCCGAGCAGCCAGCCGGTGGTCAAGGTGTCCGAGGAAACGACGGTCGAAGTGCCCAAACGCGAGGTCGAAAAAACCTTGTGGGAAATGTTGACCGGTCTTTTTGGATTGGATGAAACGCCTGCTCCGGAGGCGGCGCCCGCATCGGAAAAGGGCGATAATGCAGCCGCACCGGCATCGGAAAAGGACTCGGCTTCGAATCCCGATCAACCGGAGGTATCGCCTTAAACCCGTGACTTTTCTTCTATCCAATACTCTTGAACATCTTTTTGGCCCGTCATTCCCGGCCGGTTCTATCCGCCTTCAAGAGAGAAGGCCGCAGCAATAAAGCCTTTCTGCCATGAGCGACACGTTATTTTACATCCACGATCCGATGTGCAGTTGGTGTTATGCGTTTCAGCCCGCGCTGTTCGCTTTGAAAAACCATCTGCCTTGTTCCGTCCGGCTCGAGAAACGGGTGGGCGGGCTGGCTCCCGACACGACGACGGTGATGCCCCAGGATCTGCAGGAGCGCATACGGCAGACCTGGCGCCGAATCGAACGGACCGTTCCCGGAATTCGCTTCAATGACGACTTCTGGATGTTGAATACGCCAATCCGCTCGACTTATCCGGCCTGCCGGGCGGTTCTGGCCGCGGCACGGCAAGGCGCTGAGTATGAAGACGCCATGATCCTTGCCATTCAAACCGCTTATTACCGGCAAGCCAAAAATCCTGCGCTGTTTTCGGTGCTTCAGGAATGCGCCGCCGCTATCTCGCTGCATCCGGACCGGTTCGTACAGGATATGGCCAGTGAAAGTTTGGACAAGGAGTTACAGGATCAAATCGGCCAGGCCAGACGGTGGGGTGTTACGACCTATCCGTCGCTGCGGCTGCAGCACGGAAAACGCATCGTGCCGATCGCCGTGAATTATCTCGATTATCAAGCCATGCTCGATGACATCGGGCAGGTGGCGGAATCTTGATGTGGCCGGTAAAATAGAGCCGGATACCCTGAAATCGTAGGTCAAAGCATCGGCAAGCCGGCGTCTGACTGTCCGGAATTTCACTTCTGATTGAGTTTTTCCGATCGCCGTGACCTTCGATCCACGCCTGAAAATCATCATTTTTTTGACCGTGGCCGCCACCGCCGGATTGTTCGGCCTGGCCGATCCGATTGCCCAGGATCCTGCTTATCACCGCTTCGCGGATCGGCGCGCGGCGTTGGGTATTGCCAACTTTCTCAATGTGATTTCCAATGGGCCTTTCGTAGTGATCGGGTATAAGGGCATGCGCCTGATCGCGGCGCACGAAAACAACCGGCCGCTCGGCTCCCTGACGGCGCTCTATTTCGGTTTTTTTGCCGGCATCTTTCTTATCGGTTGCGGTTCGGCCTATTACCACTCCCATCCGGACAATCAAACCCTGGTGTGGGATCGGCTGCCGATCACTGTCGCGATGACGTCTTTTTTCTGCGTTCTGATCGGGGAGTACGTTTCGGCACGAAGCGCCCGGCAGTTGTTCATCCCCTTGCTGATCCTGGGATTGGTCTCGGTCGCTTACTGGTACATCACCGAACTGAGCGGCCACGGCGATCTGCGCCTTTATGCGCTGGTTCAGTTTTTACCGGTCATCCTGGCGCCGGTCATTCTTCGGCTGTTTAACTCGGCCGAGCTTCATCCTCGCGTTGTCTGGGGATTGCTGGGAACGTTCGCGGCGGCTAAAATCGCCGAACATCTGGATGCGGAAATTTACAGTCTTTTGGGCTGGGTCAGCGGCCACACGCTCAAACACCTGGGCATGGCGGCCGGGATCTGGATCGTTTACCGCGAGCTGCGGAAGCGAAAAGACGAAGCGGGAACCGCCCCGCTTCGCCGGTGAGTTTTACACCAATAATTTGAAAAAACTCTTGGGAGCCCCGCATATCGGGCATTCCCAGTCCTCAGGAATATCTTCCCAACGGGTTCCCGGAGCGATACCGCTGTCCGGATCGCCTTTTTCTTCATCGTAGATGTGCTCGCATTCCATGCAGTAGTATTTCTTGTAATCCGACATTCTGATTCCTCATAAATGATGTTTTGTGAAAAGGGTGAATATTGAGCGTTGGTCTTATCCTGACCGGCTTCGGCAGCTCTGTTGCCGGCGGACAGGAAAAACCGCCTTCTCAACCCAGTTTGACCTGACGTCCCAGTGCGGCGGATTGCATGGCGGCCACCAGCAGCTCGCAGTTGCTTCTGGCATCTTCCAGCGAAAGCGCCGGTTCGGATCGGTTCAGGACGCACCGGCTGAAATGTTCGATTTCCAGCCGGAAATGGTTTTCGGGCGGCATCCGCTCTTCGCATTGCCGGCCGTCTTCGGTCCACCAGGAGATGACCGGAATATCGCCCGGCAATTGCCAGACCGTATGGCATTTAATTCCGCCTTTGGTTCCAATAATTTCGTATTCGCAGCGCCGGGCGCGTTCGAAGCTGAAATCGAAATTCACCATTTTTCCGGAGCCGTAATCGATAATGCCGCTGGTGGTGATGTCGGCGCCGCTGCCGACGTAGCTGGACACTGCCGTTACCGAAACCGGCGGGGTGTCGAAAAACAGGCGGGCCGAATGAATGGCATAGCAGCCGATGTCCCAGAGCGCGCCGCCGCCGTTTTCGATGCTTTCGGCCAGACGGTACATGCGCGCCGGGCGCATCATGAAGGAATAAGTGGAGCGCACGGTGCGGATCTCGCCGAACAGTCCGGACCGGATCAGTTCGAGAACCCGCTGATGCTGCGGATGAAAACGATACATGAAGCCTTCCATCACCGTGACCCGATGCCGTCTTGCTGCGGTTTCAATGGCGTCGATGTCGGCTACGGACAGCGCCATCGGCTTCTCGCACAAGACGTGCTTGCCGCGCTCGATCGCACGGAGTGTCCATTCGGCGTGTTCGTGATTGGCCAGAGGCAGATAGACCGCTTCCACTTCCTCGTCGTCCAGCAAGGCTTCGAGGCGGTCGTAGGTTTTGACGTCCGTCTGTCCCGGTCCGTATTTGGCCAGCGTTTCTTCGGCGGCGCCGGGGCGCCGGCTGGCGATGGCCGTCAATTGGGCATTGTCCGCTTCGACAATGGCCGGCAACAGCCGTTCGTTGACCCGTGCGGCACCCAATATGCCCCAGCGTAATTGTGCTCTGTCAGTCATGTAGGCTCTTCCTATCGGGCCATCCGGTAATGGCCCTTGTGGTTCTAGTTCCAGGATGGATGTCAAAATTTGCGTCCGCTGCCCGTCAGGGCAAGCGGGAAGAACGGCGGCTCGGAGTGCACCTGAAGATAATGCTCGTTGCCGACATAAATCTGCCAGGTTTTAAAAACCTGGCAGATTTATGGCAGGAAAACGAGTTCCAGCCATATCCTTATTCGAGATTGGCGTGACGCGTCCGCATTTCTTCTTCGGCAATGCCTTTTTCGTGAATCAGATGCGACACCAAAGCTTCCAGGAAGGAAAGGGTGGACAGTTCAAAAATCGTCCCCATGGGCATGCCCACCACCTTGCCGTACTGATCCGGTTTACCCATCAGCAGGACGGCGTCGGCCATATCGCCGATCGTGGAGCCGCTTTTTGCGGTAATGAGAACAATTTTGGCACCTACTTCCCGGGCTTTTTTGGTAAAGGCGATCAATTGTTCGGTTTCGCCGGAACCGGAAATGATGATCAGAAGATCGCCCTTTTTGATGCTCGGCGTGACGATCTCTCCGACCACGCTGACGTCGTAACCGCTGTGCATCAGCCGCATCGCAAAGAAACGGCAGACCAGGCCCGAACGGCCCGCTCCGGAGACGAAGATTCGCTTGGCCTTGTCCAGCATCTTGGTCAATTGCTCGGGATAGTCGTCTTCGGTTTCGCTTAGAATCGAATGGACTTTGCCCAGGATCATGTTCTGGTGCGGATTGCCGGCCTGGCCCTGGCCGTCGACCAGTTGCTTGATTCGGCGCGCCGCCTCGGCGGGGGAAGGGGCGCCGTAGATGGCGGCACCCACCACGATGATGTCGGCGCCCGACTGCACCACCTGATCGACCGTGGCCTCCTTGATGCCGCCGGCGACCGAGACTCTGACGTTGAGGCCCAGCCGTGCGATGTCCTGCAAATCGGCAAAAGGCGTTTGTCCGGCCGCCTGGGCATCGAGCCCGGTATGGACGCCGACGATATGGGCGCCCAGTTCGGCTGCGGCTTTCGCGCACTCCAGTTTATCCGGCACGTTGATCAGATCGATCTGGGCTTCGGCGCCGTGCGCCTTGGCAGCCTTGATCACGCCGGCGATCGTGGCCAGTCCGGATACGCCCAGAACGGTGCAGATGTCGGCTCCCGCCGCATAGAAAGGCGCGGCCTCGTACTCGCCCGCATCCATCGTCTTGAGGTCGACCAGAATGAGTTTGTTCGGGAACTTGGCTCTGAGCGCCTTGACCAGCTCGATGCCGTTGAATTTGATGCAGGGCGTGCCGATTTCGAAAATGTCGACGTAGGGCGCGGTTTGCTCGGCCAGACTCATGGTTTGATCGAAATCCAGTGAATCCAGCGCTAATTGTATGAGTGGTCTTGCCATAGGAGGTACCCCGAAATGTTATTGTTATCAGTGTTATTGTTATACAGAAAAACCAATGGATAGAACTCTAAATCAGGTTCGAAAGGATGTCAATTTCCCGCCGACGCTTTAGCGCGGCGGACGGCGGATTGGATCCTTTTTCCGGTGTGCATGCCGATAAAGAAAGCCCGGCTAGCGGACAAATCCGGACGGATCCGATAGGAGGCTGTTGCCATGACGGAAGCTCTACCGGACCGATTCCAGAACGCCGGCCATTTGCCGGCTGAAATCGTTCATCAGTTCGCTGAGCGCCTTGACGGAAGCCGCAGGAGAACGATCGGACAAAGGGCGGCTCAGATTGACCAGACCGTGTTTCAGAATACGATGGTCGGTTTCCTTCATGACCGCCCAATTGGCCTCCAGGTTGGCCGCACGGCCGGGCGTGGCGTCGAAACGGACAATGTCCACCAGCAGCCGATAATCGACCCGGCCGTAAGCACTCCACGGATAAGCCTTGATCAGATCCCGCGACAGCAGAATCCCGAGGTTTTCGGTCAAGGTCTGGAGTATGTTGTCTCTTAACGGGGCCGCCCACTGATGCTGTTCGGAAATTTCTATCGAACCTTCCGGGTCTCGGATCACCAGTTGTTTGCGTTCCAGCAGGGCTGCCAGGGTGACGGGACCGACGCCGATGATCCGTTCGGGTTCCTGATTGACGGATGCCGTTCCGGACGCGGTCAGGGGCTCCAGAATATAAAAGCGGGTCGGCGGGGTCGAGGCGCAGGCGGCGACGGCCAGACCGAGGGCATAAGGCAACCAACGCCGGATTAGCGAATGAGCTTTCATTCCGTTCCTTCCTCTTTTTTTCCATGAAGCAGGGTTTCCGGGTGCTGCTCCAGATAATCGGTTAGCTCCTTGACCGAGCCGGCCGCGCGGGTCAACTCCTGCAGCAACCGGTCCAGTTCGTAATGCGTGGTCGAGCCGGGTGCCAGCGAATTCAACACCTGCTCCGTGGAAGTCATCGTCCGGTCGACCTGGCCCAGCGTTGCTTTGGCGCCGGCCATCAGACTGTCCGCCGCCCTGGCGGTTCCCTGGAGCGACGTCAACGTCTTATTGGCTTCCGCGGTCAGAGTTTCCAAAGGCAGTTTGGCCAGTTTGTCCATAATGATCTGGGCGGAATGGGTAAATTGATCGAGCGAACTGGCCGTGGTCGGAAACTCGGGGTAATCCATTTTATTGGCGGTCAGGACGATTTTACTGTCGGGATGGAAATCCAGGTCGACCAGCAACTGGCCGGTCAACAGGCTGCCGGTCTGAAGCTGCGCGCGAAGCCCTTTTTTGATCAACTGGGCAATGATGTCCTCGTGTTTGACGTTCGGCTGATCATTGATCTTTCTGATGCGGTCCGGCTCCAGCTCGACCACCACCGGGATGCGAATGTCCGCTGTTTTTTCGTCCAGTTCCAGATTGATGCTGGTGACCGCGCCGATCGGAATTCCCCGTAACTGCACCGGAGCGCCTTCGGTCAAGCCGCGGACCGAGCCGTTGAAATACATCACGTATTTGAGGGTGTTCCGATAAACGACCTGGGTGGATTGCTCGTAGTTTTCGTACAGCTTGAAGACGCTGTTTTCGGGCTGGATGTCCTTGATGCCGTCCTTGCCCGAGGCACGGAAGGCGATGCCTCCGCTCAGCAAGGAAATCAACGGTCCTGTTCTGACCTTGAAACCCTCGGCGCCGGCGGACAAATCCAGGCCGCTGTCGATCCAGAAACGGGTGTTTTTCCGTACGAACTGATCGTAAGGGGCGTTGATGAAAATAGTCAGCCGGATTGCATCGGAAGTTTCGGTGAACTCGTGACTGAGGACTTCGCCCACCGTGATGCCGTGAAAATTGATCGGCGTTCTAGGTTTCAGAGAGCCGAGGTCGCTGGTTTCCAGGATGAATTGTTTCCCGGGGGTGGCGGTTTTTAGCACCGGAGGCACCGTCAGGCCGGTAAAATGGCGCTCGTCGGGGCCGCTGCCCGGCTTGATTTCGATATAAGCCCCGGACAGGAGCGTGCCGAGCCCGGAGATGCCGCCCAGACTGACCTGGGGACGCACCACCCAAAAGCTGGTGTTCTTTTTCATGTAATCCTGGGCGCTGCGGTTCATGCGCGCGCTGACGCGGATGGTTTTCAAATCGTCGTTGATGGCGATGGCGGTGACTTTGCCGATTTCGACGTCCAGGTAGCGGATTTTGGTCTTGTCCACTTCCAGTCCTTCCGCCGTCGGGAAATCGATCGTAATCAACGGTCCTTTTTCCGATACCGACTTGTAAATCAGCCAGGCGCTGACCAACAGGGCGCAGACGGGCAGCAGCCAGACCAGGGACAGCTCCGGCTTCCTGTTGAGTGTTGCCGTCCCGGCTTCGTAAGAGATTTCTTCCTCGTTCATCATGGGCGTTGCTGATTGTCCCAGATCAGGCGCGGGTCGAAGTTTCTGGCCGCGAACATGGTGAGCACCACGACGGCGGCAAAGGCGGTGGCGGCGGGACCCGCGATAATCTGCGCCACTCCGCCCAGATCGACCAGCGAGACCAAAATGGAAATCATGAAAATATCGAGCATAGACCAGCGTCCGACAAAAGCGATGATGCGATACATGAGCGTCCATAGCCGGGCATTGACCTGCCATCGGTAACGGGCGCACAACACTAACAAGGTGATGCCGACCAGTTTCGACAGCGGCACCAGAATGCTGGCGATCAGCACCAGCAGGGCGATGGGAATCATGTCGCTGTCCATCAACGAAAGAATGCCGCCGAGGATCGTGTGCGGCGCCGCCGAGCCGAACTGGGTGACGCTCATGATCGGGAAAATATTGGCCGGGACATATAAGGCATAAGCGCTGAGCAGAAAAGCCGTGGTCCGGGCCAGGCTGTACCGTATGCGCGCATGCAGAGGGGCGCCGCAGACCGGGCAGGCCGGAGGGTGCGCCGTGCCGCCAGCGGACGGTATCTTACTTAAAAATCCGCAATCGTGGCAGCGGATCAGCCCCTGCGCCCATGCCGTTTTCATCGACGGAGAGTGAAATCGCCGAGCAGCTCATCGATGCGCCGCCAGAACAATACTTTATCGAGACTGCTCGCCAGCAGGCTGGTAACGATCAGCAAACCGATGAAGGCATACAGGCCGAAACCGAATCGCAATTCCGCCATGTCCGACAGTTTTACCACGGCCACAATGATGCCCAGCATATAGACTTCAAGCATGGCCCATTCGTCCAGATGCTGGAGCGTACGCATCCACAGAGGTAGGCGCCGGTCGGGCCGGTCGAAAAAAAGATGAGCGCTGATCAGCAAGGACAAAGCGATGTTCAGCGCCGGAAACAGGATGCTCGACAACAGGACCAGCAAGGCCACTCCCCACATGTTTTCGGCCATCAGCGAAACAACGCCCGAAAACAGAACGCCGTCTCGGGTGTTGCCCAGCACCTGAATGCCCACCAGAGGCAGAAAATTGGCCGGAAAAAACAGCGCCAGGCCGGCGATCGACAAGGCAAGGGTGCGCTCGACGCTGTTTTTCCGGGGACGTTCCAGGAGCAAGCCGCAGCGAGGGCAGTGCGCTTTTTCGCCGATTTCGGGAAGCGCCGGGTAGAGCAGCGCATCGCATTCGGGGCAGGCTTCCAGGCGGATTCGACGCAACATCATTCGGATCAAGACGGCAGACGACAGGAAATGGCGAGAACTTTTTCAGTCCGGCTCCTGCGTGGCTTCGCGTCATCCTACCATTGAGACTCGCCGGTTTCCGGATCGTACATTTCGTGGACGATTTTATGGCGGTTGGCGATGAGTTCTTCAATCGTGGGCGAATTGCTCATCGCGCGCGAGATGGCGAGTTTCATCGCTTCGTAATTGGTGCGGTACAGGTCCTTGCGGTCGAGATCGGGATTGGTCGCGCACTCGGGAGCGATCCAGATCATCGCAATGATGCACAAATCGTTCGCCTCGGCGGCCGGAATCACACCCTCGATTACGCTGTCGAGCACGGCATCGGCCACGGCCGATTGCACCGGTCCTCCCAACAGATTGACGTAAGCCGACGATTTGATGGTGACTTTGGGCACCATGATCGTCGCCGGCCGCACTTGTTGGTTGCAGGCCCGGATGGCGAACATGCGGGTGTGCCCTTCGGTCTGGCCCATCAGGTTGGCGAAAGCATGGCCGGCGGGTCCCTTGACGCTGCCGATCAGGATCTCCGGCATGGCGTCCGTCCCCTGGCCCTCGCTTGAAAATACCGTGGCTTCGCCGGTTTTAAACCATATTTTTTCTGACATCGGAAGTCCCCTGTGTTTAAAGAAATCGAAAACGGGTCATTCTATGACTATTGGGCCACAGCGGCAATAGCCAACTTCAAATGGCCCGGACGTCCGTCCCGGCCGGCCATTGATAGAAACAATCGAACTGCCGGCTTATGGTAATATGGTCCGTTTTCGACTTCATTCGCGCCGCCGGCCCTT from Methylosarcina fibrata AML-C10 harbors:
- a CDS encoding lipoprotein-releasing ABC transporter permease subunit: MFKPLIFYIGLRYTRAKRRTQFISFITLTSVLGIALGVTALITVLSVMNGFEAELRERILGMTAHATVTGKYGELYDWPEAENRLKNFPHIEGTAPFITGQVMINAERRVSGTLVNGISPEYESRVSEVGAKMIAGHLSDLVPGQYGIVLGAELAGYLGVVLGDKVTVISPQINSTPAGVIPRMRRFTVVGVFQVGMYEYDRNMALIHIDDAAKLFRMDGAVSGLRIKLDDLFNAPKITRELATALYDDYRVSDWTQAHSNFFKAIRTEKTVMFIILLLIVAVAAFNIVSTLVMVVTDKRGDIAILKTQGLTSVSVMGIFIVLGTVIGVVGTVIGTVGGILLALNADAIVKRIEEFFHVNFMPADVYYISQLPSKLVWSDVYTIAGMAFVLSLLATIYPAWQAAKVNPAEVLRYE
- a CDS encoding ceramidase domain-containing protein, with amino-acid sequence MTFDPRLKIIIFLTVAATAGLFGLADPIAQDPAYHRFADRRAALGIANFLNVISNGPFVVIGYKGMRLIAAHENNRPLGSLTALYFGFFAGIFLIGCGSAYYHSHPDNQTLVWDRLPITVAMTSFFCVLIGEYVSARSARQLFIPLLILGLVSVAYWYITELSGHGDLRLYALVQFLPVILAPVILRLFNSAELHPRVVWGLLGTFAAAKIAEHLDAEIYSLLGWVSGHTLKHLGMAAGIWIVYRELRKRKDEAGTAPLRR
- the lolD gene encoding lipoprotein-releasing ABC transporter ATP-binding protein LolD codes for the protein MNNPPMLQCRQLTKRYMQGPLNVEVLKGVNLTIGRGERIAIMGASGSGKSTLLHLLGGLEKPTGGQIVLDNVDLQKVGPSRLAKLRNASLGFVYQSHHLLGEFTVLENVAMPLLIAGTSVKTARERAGKLLHRVGLGHRMEHKPGEISGGERQRAAVARALINHPGLILADEPTGNLDSKTADQVYQLMLELNQELNVSLLVVTHDHELASRMGKVLHMEDGVIVS
- a CDS encoding outer membrane protein assembly factor BamE; this translates as MSKFFRFLSAVAGLSAVSCSPILNNLPGVYTINVQQGNIIDQSMVDQLRPNMTKRQVLYIMGSPMLNDVFHPDRWDYIYSNQPGGEPRQEKKVTLIFDGDNIVGIQGDFRPSSQPVVKVSEETTVEVPKREVEKTLWEMLTGLFGLDETPAPEAAPASEKGDNAAAPASEKDSASNPDQPEVSP
- a CDS encoding DsbA family protein, with amino-acid sequence MSDTLFYIHDPMCSWCYAFQPALFALKNHLPCSVRLEKRVGGLAPDTTTVMPQDLQERIRQTWRRIERTVPGIRFNDDFWMLNTPIRSTYPACRAVLAAARQGAEYEDAMILAIQTAYYRQAKNPALFSVLQECAAAISLHPDRFVQDMASESLDKELQDQIGQARRWGVTTYPSLRLQHGKRIVPIAVNYLDYQAMLDDIGQVAES
- the fur gene encoding ferric iron uptake transcriptional regulator codes for the protein METHDIRNAGLKVTLPRVKILQILENQVDEHHLTAEQVYKILLSEHEEIGLATVYRVLTQFEAAGLVTRHHFEGGNSVFELAKGDHHDHIMCMKCGKVDEFTDEIIENRQKEIAQRMGYQLTDHSLYLYGFCPNCKKS
- a CDS encoding PqiC family protein, with amino-acid sequence MKAHSLIRRWLPYALGLAVAACASTPPTRFYILEPLTASGTASVNQEPERIIGVGPVTLAALLERKQLVIRDPEGSIEISEQHQWAAPLRDNILQTLTENLGILLSRDLIKAYPWSAYGRVDYRLLVDIVRFDATPGRAANLEANWAVMKETDHRILKHGLVNLSRPLSDRSPAASVKALSELMNDFSRQMAGVLESVR
- a CDS encoding PqiB family protein; translation: MMNEEEISYEAGTATLNRKPELSLVWLLPVCALLVSAWLIYKSVSEKGPLITIDFPTAEGLEVDKTKIRYLDVEIGKVTAIAINDDLKTIRVSARMNRSAQDYMKKNTSFWVVRPQVSLGGISGLGTLLSGAYIEIKPGSGPDERHFTGLTVPPVLKTATPGKQFILETSDLGSLKPRTPINFHGITVGEVLSHEFTETSDAIRLTIFINAPYDQFVRKNTRFWIDSGLDLSAGAEGFKVRTGPLISLLSGGIAFRASGKDGIKDIQPENSVFKLYENYEQSTQVVYRNTLKYVMYFNGSVRGLTEGAPVQLRGIPIGAVTSINLELDEKTADIRIPVVVELEPDRIRKINDQPNVKHEDIIAQLIKKGLRAQLQTGSLLTGQLLVDLDFHPDSKIVLTANKMDYPEFPTTASSLDQFTHSAQIIMDKLAKLPLETLTAEANKTLTSLQGTARAADSLMAGAKATLGQVDRTMTSTEQVLNSLAPGSTTHYELDRLLQELTRAAGSVKELTDYLEQHPETLLHGKKEEGTE
- a CDS encoding rubredoxin, which encodes MSDYKKYYCMECEHIYDEEKGDPDSGIAPGTRWEDIPEDWECPICGAPKSFFKLLV
- the hxlAB gene encoding bifunctional 3-hexulose-6-phosphate synthase/6-phospho-3-hexuloisomerase, yielding MARPLIQLALDSLDFDQTMSLAEQTAPYVDIFEIGTPCIKFNGIELVKALRAKFPNKLILVDLKTMDAGEYEAAPFYAAGADICTVLGVSGLATIAGVIKAAKAHGAEAQIDLINVPDKLECAKAAAELGAHIVGVHTGLDAQAAGQTPFADLQDIARLGLNVRVSVAGGIKEATVDQVVQSGADIIVVGAAIYGAPSPAEAARRIKQLVDGQGQAGNPHQNMILGKVHSILSETEDDYPEQLTKMLDKAKRIFVSGAGRSGLVCRFFAMRLMHSGYDVSVVGEIVTPSIKKGDLLIIISGSGETEQLIAFTKKAREVGAKIVLITAKSGSTIGDMADAVLLMGKPDQYGKVVGMPMGTIFELSTLSFLEALVSHLIHEKGIAEEEMRTRHANLE
- a CDS encoding Gfo/Idh/MocA family protein, which gives rise to MTDRAQLRWGILGAARVNERLLPAIVEADNAQLTAIASRRPGAAEETLAKYGPGQTDVKTYDRLEALLDDEEVEAVYLPLANHEHAEWTLRAIERGKHVLCEKPMALSVADIDAIETAARRHRVTVMEGFMYRFHPQHQRVLELIRSGLFGEIRTVRSTYSFMMRPARMYRLAESIENGGGALWDIGCYAIHSARLFFDTPPVSVTAVSSYVGSGADITTSGIIDYGSGKMVNFDFSFERARRCEYEIIGTKGGIKCHTVWQLPGDIPVISWWTEDGRQCEERMPPENHFRLEIEHFSRCVLNRSEPALSLEDARSNCELLVAAMQSAALGRQVKLG